GCGGCGCTCGAGGATCTCGAGGTGTTGCAATCCGAGAAAGATGAGCCGGAGCGCGAGATCGAGAAGATCGACAGCCGTCAGGCGCTCCGCTGACGCCCGGTCACAGGTGCGATTGCGCGACCTTTGAAATTGCGGCAACACACCGCGCCATGACTGGCAGCTATCCCAACACCCGCCTGCGCCGCACCCGCGCACACGGCTGGAGCCGCGCGCTCCACCGCGAAACTGTGTTGACTCCTGCGGACCTGATCTGGCCGTTGTTCGTCACCGAGGGTGACGGCGTGGAAGAGCCGATCGCCACCCTGCCGGGCGTCTCGCGCTGGTCGGTCGACGGGATCGTGGCGCGGGCAAGGGAAGCGGTGGATCTCGGCATTCCGGTCGTGGCGCTGTTCCCCAACACGCCCGCAGGCCGGCGCTCCGACGACGGCGCCGAGGCGCACAATCCCGACAATCTTATGTGCCGCGCGATTCGGGCGATCAAGGACGCCTGCGGCAACGATATCGGCGTGCTGACCGATGTCGCGCTCGATCCCTACACCAGCCACGGGCAGGACGGGCTGCTCGATGCCAGTGGCTACGTCACCAACGACGAAACCGTCGCGGCATTGGTCGACCAGGCGATCAACCAGGCCGAGGCCGGGGCCGACATCATCGCCCCGTCGGACATGATGGACGGCCGCATCCACGCGATCCGGATGGCGCTGGAGATGGGCAATCACCCCAACGTCCAGATCATGAGCTATGCCGCGAAGTATGCGAGCGCGTTCTACGGACCGTTTCGCGATGCCGTGGGCTCGGGCGGGCTGCTGAAGGGCGACAAGAAGACCTACCAGATGGACCCGGCCAACGGCGACGAGGCCCTGCGCGAAGTCGAACTCGACATTGCGGAAGGAGCCGACAGCGTCATGGTCAAGCCCGGGCTCGCATATCTCGACATCATCTACCGGGTGAAGCAGGCGTTCGGCGTCCCCGTCTTCGCGTACCAGGTGAGCGGCGAATACGCGATGATCGAGGCCGCGCAGGCAGCCGGCGCGGGCGACCGCGATGCGTTGCTGATGGAAAAGCTGATCGCGTTCAAGCGCGCCGGGTGCAACGGCGTGCTGACCTATCACGCGCCGGTTGCCGCGCGCCTGCTCGATGGCTGACTTCCGGACGGAAACCGAACGACTGATCCTGCGCGACTGGCGCGAGGCGGATTGGGCGCCGTTCTGGGGGGCACCAACACGCCCACTGTCATGCGGTGGCTTGGCGGAGTGATGGACGACGAGGCCATGGCGAAAAGCCGCATCCGCATGGAGGGCTATCGCGCGCAGTTTGGCCACACGTTCTGGGTGGTCGAGCGCAAAGCCGACGGCGCGGTGCTGGGCTTTTGCGGGCTCAAGCGCTGCACCGAGGAAGCCGGCCCGCTGGGCATGATGGAAGCGGGCTGGCGGCTGCGCGAAGATGCATGGGGCAAGGGCTATGCAAAGGAAGCCGCCGAAGCGACCCTCGACCTGGGTTTCACGCGCTTCGATGCCGACGAGATCATTGCCCTGACGGTCGAGAAGAACACCGCGAGCTGGGGGCTGATGCTGCGGCTGGGCATGGAGCGCCGCCGCGACCTCGATTTCGGCCAGACGCACTGGTCCGGCACCGAGCGCGACACCATCGTGCATGCGATCACCCGCCGGCAATGGCAGGCGCGGCATGGGTGATCTCGTGCTCGAAACCGAGCGGCTCGTGTTGCGAAAGATCGACGAAGACGATGCCGCGTTGCAATTCAGGATACTCAACACGCCAGCGGTCATGCGCCACCTTGGCGGAGTGAAGGAATTGCACGAGATCGAGGCCAAGCACGCCCGGGCGATGGCCAGCTTTGCGCGCGAGGGCTTCGGTTTCATGATGATGATCGAGAAAGCCCATAACGGTCTTCCCGGCGGCGAGCTGGTCGGTCATTGCGGGATCAAGCGGGTCGACAATCCGCTCGCCCCCAATGGCGGCGATCACGAGATCGGCTGGCTGGTGCGCGAGGACCGCTGGCGACGCGGCTACGCTTTCGAGGCGATGGAAGCGGTGATCGAGTGGGGCTTCGGCCGGGTCGGAGCGCCGCACCTGGTGGCGCTCACCTGCGAGACCAACACCGGAAGCTGGCGGTTGATGGAAAAGCTCGGCATGGTCCGCCGGAAGGATCTCGACTTCGTCGATCCGGCTTTTCCGGACAAGGACAATCCGACCATCCAGTATTCGATCACCAAGGCTCAATGGGAGGAGCGCACATGTACCGCCCCGGCGTGAACATTATCCCGATCCACGGCAAAACCCCGCGCATCCACGACACCGCCTTCGTCGCGCCCGGCTGCACGATCATCGGCGATGTCGAGATCGGGGCGGGCAGCTCGATCTGGTACAATTGCGTGCTGCGCGCCGACGTGTCCTCGATCACGATCGGGGAGCGCACCAATGTCCAGGATGGCAGCGTGCTGCATTGCGATCCGCCGCGTCCGGGTGATCCCGACGGGTCGCCGCTGGTGATCGGCGACGACGTGCTGATCGGCCACATGGCGATGGTGCATGGCTGCACGATCCGCGATCGCGGGTTCGTCGGTCTGGGCGCGATCGCGATGAACAAGTCGGTAATCGGTTCGGACGCGATGCTGGCGGCGGGCGCGATGCTGACCGAAGGCAAGGTGATGGAAGACCGCATGCTATGGGCCGGTCGACCCGCCAAACCGATGAAGGAACTGTCCGATGCGGCGATCGCGGGAATGCGGATGGGGGTCGCGCATTATGCGGAGAACGCCAGGCATCACGCGCTCGCCGTGTTCGAATGCGGGTTGAAGTGAGCGCCGCGCAAAGTTGACACACCTGACACTGTGTCAGGCACGATTGCGCGCGCATATTCCTTTTCCGCTAATGGTTTGAGCCGAAAAAGCGAAGTTGACACTTCTCCAACCCGAAACACGGTCGGGGATGCGATTTTCAAAGAGCCGCGCGGATTATGGCGCGCGGCCGGCGTGTAGGAAAGCGCGTCAGGCGGTCGCGGGCTGGCGCATGTAGCGCAGCATGTAGGGCACGAAGTCGATCTTGCCGATTGCCAGCCCTTCCTTTCGCAGGATCGCATAGGCGGTGGTGAGGTGGAAATAGAACTGCGCCAGCGCCCAGTCGCGGACGTATTCCTGCGCATTGAGATCAAACGTCATGCCATTGGGCAGGACCAGTTCGATCGCGGCGTCGTCCGCGACAAAATCGAGCTTGCTCCACTCCTCGATGGCCTTTCGCCTCGTCGCGATCCATTCGCGCGCTTCGGCGAGAGTGCCGGGGTTCTCTTCGGTCGAAGTGAACGCGATGCCGGCCAGCCGCGCGACCGCTTCGCCGGGCATGTTGCAGAGAAACCGGACCTGAACCGAAAGATCATGCATGTCTTCGGCCAGCTTCGCGCCCAGCAGCGCATCCCCCTGCGGGTCGGCTTCTGCTTTCGCCAGCAGCCCGTCGAGCGCAGCCAGCATCTGGCTCCAGACCGGTACGATTTGTTCCTTGATCGACATCGCGATTCTCCCGTTTCAAATTGAAACCTAAAGGAGTGGAGAGAAAAGGCAAGCGCGACTATGCACTCGTCATGGCGAGCCGCAGGCGAAGCAATCCATCACCCAACCTTTCGCCGACTTGACGCGCTGGTCGATGGATTGCCGCGTCGCCTCTTCGAGGCTCCTCGCAATGACGAATCTCTAATCCCGCACCAGCGCCCGCAGACTCTCGATCCGGTCGGCTTCGTGCACCGGCTTGTCCCAGCGGATGCGGTGGATGCGGGGGAAGCGCATGGCGAGGCCCGACTTGTGCCGTTTCGACGAATGGACGCTGTCGAACGCGACTTCGAACACGAGGCTACGCTCGACTTCGCGCACCGGGCCGAAGCGGTTGAGCGTCGTCTGCCGCACCAGCCGGTCGAGCTTTTTGAGTTCCGCGTCGGTGAAGCCCGAATAGGCCTTGCCCACCGGCAGCAGTTCCGCGCCCGCATCCGGGTCGCCGTCCCAGCAGCCGAAAGTGTAGTCGGAATAGAAGCTCGAGCGTTTGCCGCTGCCGCGCTGCGCATACATCAGCACCGCGTCGATCAGCAGCGGATCGCGCTTCCACTTGTACCACAGCCCGACCTTGCGCCCGGCGATATACGCACTGTCGCGGCGCTTGAGCATCAGCCCTTCGATCGCATCGTCGCGCGCGCCTTCGCGAATCTCGGCGAGGTGGTCGAAATCGCGCGCTTCGACGATGCTGGAGATATCGAATTGGCTGTCCGGCAAGCGCGGCATCAGCGTTTCGAGCGCGTCGCGGCGGAGGGTCCATGCGCGCTCGCGCAGGTCCTCGCCTTCGACGATGAGCGCGTCGTAGAGCCGTACGAAAGCCGGGAACTCGGCCAGCATTTTCTTGCTCACCGTCTTGCGCCCGAGCCTTTGCTGGAGCGCATTGAAACTCGCCGCGCCGCCTGCCTCTCCGCCCTGCGCCGAGCCGCGCACCAGCAACTCGCCATCGAGCACCGCATCGAGCGGCAGCACGTCGAGCAATTCCGGGAATGTCGCCGAGATATCGTCGCCCGATCGCGAATAGAGCCGTGTCTCTCCGCCCACGCGCACCAGCTGTACGCGGATGCCGTCCCACTTCCATTCGGCGGCATAGTCGGCGAGGTCGACCACCGTATCCTCGAGCGGATGCGCCAGCATGAACGGGCGAAAGCGCGGCATGTTGGCGACATCGGGCGGATCGCCGCCTTCGGCGGCCCAGTGAAACAGATCGGCATAGGGCGGGGAGAGCGCGTGCCAGTATTCCTCGACCTCCTCGACCGGAACCTCGAAGGCCAGCGCGAAGGCGGTCTTGGCGAGCCGCGCCGAAACGCCGATCCGCATGCCGCCGGTCGCCAGCTTGATCAGCGCGAACCGGCCGTTGGCGTCGAGCCGGTCGAGCAGCTTGGGCAGCTCGTTCGGCGCGGTGGCGCGGGTGAGGCCGGACAGCAGTTCGACCACCTGCGAAACGCTCGGTGGATCGTCGTCGACCTCACCTCCGGGCCACAACAGGCTCGCGGTCTCGGCCGTGTCGCCGACGAAATCGCGGCTCAGCGTCCACAGTACCGGATCGACCCGCTCCTTCATCAGGTTGCGGATCGTCGAGCTTTTCACCGCCGGAAAATCGAGCTCTCCGGTCAGCGCCGCCAGCGCCCAGCCGCGATCGGGATCGGGCGTTTCGCGCAAATACTCGGCGATAAGCGCAAGCTTGCGGTTGCGGCTGGTGGTGTAGACGAGGGTGTCGAGCAGGGCAGAGAAGCGTTTCACTCGTCTTCATCCTCACGACCCACCAATGCCAGCGCGCGCGCTTTGCGCTGGCCGAGTTCGCACCAGCGCAGCAGCGCTTCCTCGCGGCCGTGAGTGATCCACGTTTCCGCCGGGTCGACCTCGTCGATCGTGCGGGTCAGCTCGTTCCAGTCGGCGTGGTCGGAGATTACCAGCGGCAGTTGCACGTTGCGCTGGCGGGCGCGCTGGCGCACCCGCATCCAGCCGCTCGCCATCGCGGTGATCGGATCGGGCAGGCGGCGCGACCAGCGATCGTTGAGCGCGCTGGGCGGGCAGACGACGATGTGACCGCGCATGTCGTCCTTGTCGTGATCGCTGACCAGCCGCAGTTCGCCCAGGTCGACGCCGTGCTCTTCGTAGAGCCGGCACATCTTCTCCATCGCACCATGGAGGTAGATCTGCTCGACGTGACCCGCCGCGCGCAGTTCGGCGATCACCCGCTGCGCCTTGCCGAGCGCGTAGGCGCCGACGGCGACACACTGGTCCGGGTGATTGTTTAGAGCCGTCAGCAGCTTGCCGATCTCGTCCGCGATTGGCGGGTGCGTGAACAGCGGCAGGCCGAAGGTGGCCTCGGTGATGAAGATGTCGCACGGTGTCACTTCGAACGGCGCACAGGTGGGATCGGGCCGGCGCTTGTAATCGCCGGTGATGACCACGCGCTCGCCTGCATGTTCGAGCAGAATCTGCGCCGAGCCGAGCACATGGCCGGCGGGGATGTAGGTCGCCTCGACCCCGCCCGCGAGCCTGATCGTCTCGCCATATTCAACCGGCACGGCCCTGTGCGGGATTGCGCCCGCGTCGTCCTCGGCCCCGGTACGATAGCGCAGTTCCATGATCGCCAGCGTCTCGGGCGTGGCGATGGTCTCGCCATGCCCGCCGCGCGCATGATCGGCGTGGCCGTGGGTCACGAGCGCGCGCTCGACCGCGCGTCCGGGATCGACCCAGCAATCGGCGGGGACGATGTGCACGCCCCACGGTTCGGGCCGGATCCAGGAAAAGGGTGCGGTCATACAGGATCAACGAAAAGGGCGCGGGTGAGTTTCCTCAACCGCGCCCCCCTTTCGATTTCGCAGCGGTTCAGCTGTCCTTGTCGCTGTCCGAAGCTTCCGGCTTGGCATCGCCCTTTTGACCGGCATTCTTGGCCGGCGACGCCTTCTTCGCGGCGGGCTTCTTCTTCGCCGGAGCCTTGCGCTTGGGTTTCGCTTTCGGCGGGGCCGGAGTCAGCTCGAACGCGGGCTTGCCGTCCTTGATGCTGACATGCACCTCGCCGCCATCGGACAGCTTGCCGAACAGCAGCTCTTCGGCGAGCGGCTGCTTGATCCGCTCCTGGATCAGGCGGCTCATCGGGCGCGCGCCGTAGAGCTTGTCGTAGCCCTTGTCGGCCAGCCAGCTCCGCGCGTCGCTGTCGAACTGGATGTGGACGTTCTGTTCGGCCAGCTGCAGTTCGAGCTCGAGGATGAACTTGTCGACCACGCGGGCAACGGTGCTCTTGCCGAGATAGGCGAACGGCACGATCGCATCGAGGCGGTTGCGGAATTCCGGGGTGAACATCTTGTTCACCGCTTCGGTCCCGGCGTCTTCCTTGGACACGTCGCCAAACCCGATGCCGCTGCGCGCCATGTCGGACGCGCCGGCATTGGTCGTCATGATCAGCACGACGTTGCGGAAATCGACCGTCTTGCCGTGATGATCGGTCAGGCGGCCGTTATCCATCACCTGCAGCAGGATGTTGAACAGGTCCGGGTGCGCCTTCTCGATCTCGTCGAGCAGCAGCACGCAGTGCGGGTTCTGGTCGATCGCATCGGTGAGCAGGCCGCCCTGGTCGTATCCGACATAGCCCGGAGGCGCGCCGATCAGGCGGCTGACCGAATGGCGCTCCATATATTCGGACATGTCGAACCGCTTGAGATCGATCCCCATGATGCTGGCAAGCTGGCGCGCGACCTCGGTCTTGCCCACGCCGGTCGGGCCGGAGAACAGGAACGAGCCGATCGGTTTGTCCGGATCGCGCAAGCCCGCGCGGCTCAGCTTCATCGCGGTTGACAGACGGTGGATCGCCTCGTCCTGCCCGAACACGACATGCTTGAGATCGCGTTCGAGATTTTCGAGCGCCTTCTTGTCGTCCTTGCTGACCGATTTCGGCGGAATCCGCGCCATCGTCGCGATCACCTGCTCGATCTCCTTGGCGGTGATCTTCTTCTTGCGACGGCTCGGCGGCACCAGCATCTGCATCGCGCCGACCTCGTCGATCACGTCGATCGCCTTGTCGGGCAGCTTGCGGTCGTTGATGTAGCGCGCCGACAGCTCGACCGCGGTCTTGATCGCGTCGGGCGTGTACTTGACGTTGTGATGCTCCTCGAAGGCGCTGCGCAGGCCCCTGAGAATCTTCACCGTATCCTCGATCGTCGGTTCGTTGACGTCGATCTTCTGGAACCGCCGCAGCAGCGCGCGGTCCTTTTCGAAATGGTTGCGGAATTCCTTGTAGGTGGTCGAGCCGATGCAGCGGATCGTCCCGCCCGACAGCGCCGGCTTGAGCAGGTTGGAGGCGTCCATCGCCCCGCCGCTGGTCGCGCCCGCGCCGATCACCGTGTGGATCTCGTCGATGAACAGGATCGCATCGGGCATGCCCTCGAGCTCGGAAACGACCTGTTTCAGCCGCTCTTCGAAATCGCCGCGATAGCGCGTACCCGCCAGCAGCGCGCCCATGTCGAGCGAGTAGATCACCGCGTCCTTGAGCACGTCGGGTACGTCGCCTTCGACGATCTTGCGCGCGAGCCCTTCGGCGATCGCGGTCTTGCCGACGCCGGGATCGCCGACATAGAGCGGGTTGTTCTTCGAGCGGCGGCACAGGATCTGGACCGTGCGATCGACTTCGGGCCCGCGACCGATCAGCGGATCGATCCGCCCGCTTTCCGCCTTGGCATTGAGGTTGACGGTGAATTGATCGAGCGCGGTTTCCTTCTTGTTGCCGCCCTCCTTGGTCTGTTCGGGGCCTCTCCGCTTTCGTCGTTGCCCTGCGGCGCTTTCGATTCGAGCTGTCGCCCGCCCTTGCCGATGCCGTGGCTGATATAGCTCACCGCGTCGAGGCGGCTCATGTCCTGCTGTTGCAGGAAATAGACCGCGTACGAATCGCGTTCGGAAAACAGCGCGACCAGCACGTTCGCGCCGGTCACCGTGTCCTTGCCGGAAGATTGCACGTGCAGGATGGCGCGCTGGATCACCCGCTGGAACCCGGCGGTGGGCTGGGGATCGGCGTCGTCCTCGGTCTTGAGACTCTGATACTCCTGATCGAGATATTGCTTCACCACCTCGCCCAGCTCGGCCAGGTCGACCCCGCACGCCGCCATCACCTGCGCGGCGTCTTCGTCATCGATCAGCGCAAGCAGCAGGTGCTCGAGCGTTGCATACTCGTGCCGACGTTCGGACGCGTTGCCGAGCGCATTGTGGAGGGTTCGTTCGAGGTTCTGGGCGAAGCTAGGCATGAAGCGATCTCTGGGAGGGGGCGAAGGGGGCTCGGAAAAACCGAGCGCGCGAGGGGGTACAGCGGCTATATGGGTCGCAGCCGAAAGATTGCGAATCCGGATTGAGGAAATGCCGTGACGTCACCTCGCGGATTTCCCGAACAGCGCGTCGGCAGCGGCGCGGTGCGCGGATGCCTTGTCGCGATGCGCTTTCACTCGGGCAATCTCGGCTTCGAGCAATGCGACGCGCTCGTCGAGCTCGTCCCGCGAATAGGGCGAAAGGTCCTCCCTCGCGAGCCGGCTCGCTGCGTCGCCCTTGGGCCGGGGAAGGTCGTGCTCTTCCATCGCTGCGACATTCGCAAGGCGACCGGGTTGCTGTCAATCCACGACAACGGTATTTGCGCCATCTGGATGCGGGGGGTTGCCGATGCGCGACACCCGGATCGCAACGCGGCGAGAACGGGGCGGACATGGTAGAACAGGCAATGGCCGAGCGGGTAATTCCCGCGACGATGGATGCGATCGGCTTCGACGATCCCGGCGCACCGGAGGTTCTCGCGCTGGAACAGGCCGATGTTCCACCGCCCGGCGCGCAGGATGTCCTGATCAAGGTCGCCTATGCCGGGGTCAATCGCCCCGACTGCCTCCAGCGCGCCGGGGCCTACCCGCCGCCGCCGGGCGCCTCGCCGATCCTCGGGCTCGAAGTCGCGGGCGAGGTCGTCGCCGTCGGCAGCGCAGTGCCGGGCGAGCTGCTCGGCAGCCGGGTCGCGGCGCTGACCCCGGGCGGGGGCTACGCGCAATTCTGCGCCGCGCCGTGGCAACACTGCCTGCCGGTGCCCGACAGCATGCGGCTCGACCATGCGGCGGCGCTGCCCGAAACGCTGTTCACGGTGTGGCACAACGTGTTCGAGCGCGGGATGGCCGCGAAGGCGAGCGGTTGCTGGTCCATGGCGGCACCAGCGGAATCGGAACGATGGCGATCATGCTTGCCAAGGCATTCGACATCGAGGTGATCGTGACCTGCGGCGACGACGCGAAATGCGCCGCCGCGCGCAAGATCGGAGCCGATCTGGCGATCAATTACAACAGCGCGGATTTCGTCGGGGCCGTAAAGGGGCGCACCGGCGGCAGGGGCGTCGATGTGGTGCTCGATATGGTCTCGGGCGATTACGTACCGCGCAACCTGCAATGTCTCGCCGAAGACGGACGGCACGTCACCATTGCGGTGCTGGGCGGGGCCAAGGCGGAGCTGTT
The Erythrobacter sp. JK5 DNA segment above includes these coding regions:
- a CDS encoding gamma carbonic anhydrase family protein, whose protein sequence is MYRPGVNIIPIHGKTPRIHDTAFVAPGCTIIGDVEIGAGSSIWYNCVLRADVSSITIGERTNVQDGSVLHCDPPRPGDPDGSPLVIGDDVLIGHMAMVHGCTIRDRGFVGLGAIAMNKSVIGSDAMLAAGAMLTEGKVMEDRMLWAGRPAKPMKELSDAAIAGMRMGVAHYAENARHHALAVFECGLK
- the hemB gene encoding porphobilinogen synthase; translated protein: MTGSYPNTRLRRTRAHGWSRALHRETVLTPADLIWPLFVTEGDGVEEPIATLPGVSRWSVDGIVARAREAVDLGIPVVALFPNTPAGRRSDDGAEAHNPDNLMCRAIRAIKDACGNDIGVLTDVALDPYTSHGQDGLLDASGYVTNDETVAALVDQAINQAEAGADIIAPSDMMDGRIHAIRMALEMGNHPNVQIMSYAAKYASAFYGPFRDAVGSGGLLKGDKKTYQMDPANGDEALREVELDIAEGADSVMVKPGLAYLDIIYRVKQAFGVPVFAYQVSGEYAMIEAAQAAGAGDRDALLMEKLIAFKRAGCNGVLTYHAPVAARLLDG
- a CDS encoding DUF1993 domain-containing protein; this translates as MSIKEQIVPVWSQMLAALDGLLAKAEADPQGDALLGAKLAEDMHDLSVQVRFLCNMPGEAVARLAGIAFTSTEENPGTLAEAREWIATRRKAIEEWSKLDFVADDAAIELVLPNGMTFDLNAQEYVRDWALAQFYFHLTTAYAILRKEGLAIGKIDFVPYMLRYMRQPATA
- a CDS encoding DUF1192 domain-containing protein, which encodes MEEHDLPRPKGDAASRLAREDLSPYSRDELDERVALLEAEIARVKAHRDKASAHRAAADALFGKSAR
- a CDS encoding cisplatin damage response ATP-dependent DNA ligase → MKRFSALLDTLVYTTSRNRKLALIAEYLRETPDPDRGWALAALTGELDFPAVKSSTIRNLMKERVDPVLWTLSRDFVGDTAETASLLWPGGEVDDDPPSVSQVVELLSGLTRATAPNELPKLLDRLDANGRFALIKLATGGMRIGVSARLAKTAFALAFEVPVEEVEEYWHALSPPYADLFHWAAEGGDPPDVANMPRFRPFMLAHPLEDTVVDLADYAAEWKWDGIRVQLVRVGGETRLYSRSGDDISATFPELLDVLPLDAVLDGELLVRGSAQGGEAGGAASFNALQQRLGRKTVSKKMLAEFPAFVRLYDALIVEGEDLRERAWTLRRDALETLMPRLPDSQFDISSIVEARDFDHLAEIREGARDDAIEGLMLKRRDSAYIAGRKVGLWYKWKRDPLLIDAVLMYAQRGSGKRSSFYSDYTFGCWDGDPDAGAELLPVGKAYSGFTDAELKKLDRLVRQTTLNRFGPVREVERSLVFEVAFDSVHSSKRHKSGLAMRFPRIHRIRWDKPVHEADRIESLRALVRD
- a CDS encoding ligase-associated DNA damage response exonuclease, yielding MTAPFSWIRPEPWGVHIVPADCWVDPGRAVERALVTHGHADHARGGHGETIATPETLAIMELRYRTGAEDDAGAIPHRAVPVEYGETIRLAGGVEATYIPAGHVLGSAQILLEHAGERVVITGDYKRRPDPTCAPFEVTPCDIFITEATFGLPLFTHPPIADEIGKLLTALNNHPDQCVAVGAYALGKAQRVIAELRAAGHVEQIYLHGAMEKMCRLYEEHGVDLGELRLVSDHDKDDMRGHIVVCPPSALNDRWSRRLPDPITAMASGWMRVRQRARQRNVQLPLVISDHADWNELTRTIDEVDPAETWITHGREEALLRWCELGQRKARALALVGREDEDE
- a CDS encoding GNAT family N-acetyltransferase — its product is MRSPAGNGRRGMGDLVLETERLVLRKIDEDDAALQFRILNTPAVMRHLGGVKELHEIEAKHARAMASFAREGFGFMMMIEKAHNGLPGGELVGHCGIKRVDNPLAPNGGDHEIGWLVREDRWRRGYAFEAMEAVIEWGFGRVGAPHLVALTCETNTGSWRLMEKLGMVRRKDLDFVDPAFPDKDNPTIQYSITKAQWEERTCTAPA
- a CDS encoding GNAT family N-acetyltransferase yields the protein MRWLGGVMDDEAMAKSRIRMEGYRAQFGHTFWVVERKADGAVLGFCGLKRCTEEAGPLGMMEAGWRLREDAWGKGYAKEAAEATLDLGFTRFDADEIIALTVEKNTASWGLMLRLGMERRRDLDFGQTHWSGTERDTIVHAITRRQWQARHG